ACCATGTCTCGTCCTGAAATGTGTTTACACATTTAGGACTTTTATATGACAAATCAAGAAAAAACAAAGAATAAGCGAACTCAACGCGATTATTCATTAGGCTTTAAATTGCAGCTTGTTGCCGCTATAGAAAAAGGCGATATGACCTATAAGCAAGCTCAAAACATTTATGGCATTCAAGGTCGATCTACCGTACTTACTTGGTTAAGAAAACACGGTAAGATGGACTGGTCTCAATCACCTAAGATTATTATGCCTAAATCCCCGAAAGCGAAAGAATCGCCTGCACAAAAAATTAAACGTTTAGAGCGAGAGCTTGATGATGAAAGAATGCGTAATTTATTACTTAATGAAGTAGTGAATATCATGGACGCAGAACATGGTGCAGGCCTTAGAAAAAAGTATATTGCCAAGGAGCAAGAAGTCTTCAAAAGCAGAAAATGATCAGCTTAGAGCGAGCTAGTCAGCTACTTGGCATTACAAGACAATGTATATACCAACAAGAACGTAGAGCTCTGAAACGTGCCGTTGAACTTTCACCGGTTAAAAATATGGTGCAAGAAATTCGTCGATATATGCCTCGTATTGGAGGTAAAAAATTATATTTTTTACTTAAGCCCAAATTCATCACTCATGGCATAAAGTTAGGCAGAGATAACTTTTTTTCCTATTTAAGAAATGAGTGCTTATTAGTAAAACCTAAACGAAGTTATACAAAAACTACCTATAGTAAGCATTGGATGAAAAAACATCCTAATTTACTTAAAGAAGTAACACCTCAAGCATCTGAAGAGGTTTTTGTTAGTGATATCACTTACGTTCAATCACAAAAAGGTATTCATTATTTATCTTTAGTAACAGATGCTTATAGTCGAAAGATAATGGGATATGAATTAAGTGATGAAATGAAAGCTACTGATGTAGTCAAAGCTCTTGATATGGCGATAGATAGCCGTCAATATCAAAGGAGTACGATTCATCATTCAGACCGAGGATTACAGTATTGTTCAAAGGTTTATCAGGAAAAATTGAATAAAAATGATATTAAGCCATCAATGACGGATGGTTATGATTGCTATCAAAATGCATTAGCAGAGCGAATAAATGGGATACTTAAACAAGAGTTTCTTTTGTATGACTGTAAAGATTTAGAGGAGTTAAGGCATTTAGTTGAAGAATCTATTTTTATTTATAATGAAATGCGGCCACATTTAAGCTTGGGAATGAGTACACCAAATCAAGTACACAAAAAAGCCAAGTGCGTACGCACTTAGCTTTCAATTAAAAATCGTCAACGTATTTTAGGACGAGACACCATCTTCCCAAAGTAGGGTAATGTGCTCAAACTGGAACACCATTGATAGCTCATGACGAGCAGGATCACTATAAAGTTGAGCACTTTCAGGTGTTGCTCCCCATGTTTCGCCCACCGTAAGCAAGTCTTTATCACCGAATGTCGCTTGGTTCATTTTTTGAAGAAGCAGGTGCAGACGCTCGCCATCACCTGTGATTTTCTTGTCGACTTCTTTGCCGATTAAATCGATAACATCTAGACGGAAGCCACCAATACCTTGGTCAATCCACCAGTTCATCATATCAAATACTTTTTGGTGAACTTCTGGGTTCTCCCAGTTTAAATCTGGTTGGCGTTTAGAGAATAAATGGAAATAGTATTGTTGATTCTCTTCATCCCACTGCCATGCTGAACCACCAAAAATGGATCCAATGTCACTTGGTGCTTCGCCGTTTTCACCTGCATCACGCCAAATATAAAAATCACGGTATTGACTATTTTTATCGCTTTTTGCTTCAACAAACCAAGCGTGTTCGTCCGATGTGTGGTTAACCACTAAATCCATTACCACTTTAATGCCGCGATCTTCTGCTTGTTGCATTAAACGCTTCATGTCTTCCATGGTGCCAAATTCAGCCGCAATCGCTTGATAATCAGAGATATCGTAGCCGTTATCATCCATTGGAGATTGATAAACAGGAGAAAGCCAAATTACATCAATACCAAGACCTTGCAAGTAATCCAGTTTACTAATAATACCTTGTAGATCACCAATACCATCATTATTCGAGTCACAGAAGCTACGAGGGTAAATTTGATAAACAACACTGTTATGCCACCAACGCTTTTCCATATTTTTTATTCCACTAACTAAAAGAAATTAAACGCAATATAGCGAAAAAAAACGCTGATGAATAATTGATAATTTGAACTCTGATATAGAAAAAATTTATATCATGGGTATTGTGAAGTCAGAATAATTACTGAGTGTTTATTATGGATAAATCATCACGCTATTTTTATGAAGTGGCTCGTCAAGGCAGCATTAAAGGCGCGTCTGAAAAACTGTTTATTAGTCAGCCGACATTAACGACAGCAATTAAGAAACTAGAAGAAAGCTTGGATGTGATTTTGTTTCATCGAAAATCTAAAGGGGTTGAACTGACAAGCTCTGGCTGGCTCTATTATCGTTATGTACAGGATTTATTTGAAAAACACAGTCAAATGATGCATCAACTGACCGACATGAAAGCCAGAAGTCAGGGTAAGATAAAGTTAGGTATTGGTGAGGCGTGGTGGGAGTGCTTTGCTTCTGAAGTAATTAAACAATTTGTAGAGCAGCATCCAAATAACTCAATGTATATCGAGTTTGGTAATGGGCTCTCTATGTTAAATCAATTACTCAATGGTGATATTGATCTTTTTATCGGTCATGAAATCGAAAATATCGATCCAAGACATCGTGTATTGTTTATGCCTTTATTTATCGAACAAGAAGCGTGGTTTGTAAGGGAAGGGCATCCATTGTTATCAAATGATCTAACATCAAATGAGTTGGATAATTACCCTTTAATAAAAGTCACCCCTGATCACATCAGACACACGAAGATTTTGAATGATGAAGGTATGGAAGCGTTCAATCTTAAACAGCAAAAAACAGGAGTTGTGTATGAACTTAACTCCTTAAAAGCCAGTATTGATATGCTAAAAACCAGTGATGCGATCATGCCTTATACCGATCAAGTTAAAGAAAAAATGGCGGAGTTGGGAATTGTGACGCTTCCACAAGGATCAGAAAAATCAGGCAGTGTTGGGATTTATACCAAAACAGAACAAGTATCAGAAAGTATTCAGTACTTAGTCTCATTATTAAAAGGTAAATAAAGTAAAGATCGCCATGGGCTAAGACGATGTTTCAACGAAATATGTTACAGTGTGTAAATCTAAATATTAATAAGAGTCACTATCATGTCGAGCTTAGCTCAGTGGAGAAATCCCAAAACGTTTTTGATTTTAATATCTATTGTTGTTCCTATTGCTTTCTCTACATGGAATGCACTTTTAAATAACTTTGTTATCGAAAAAGCGGCTTTTACTGGTGCAGATATTGGTTTATTGCAAAGTGTGCGCGAGATCCCTGGTTTTCTAGCCTTTACTGCTGTTTTCGTCCTTCTTTTTATTCGTGAGCAGAAGTTCATGATCCTCTCTTTGGTGATGTTAGCGGTAGGTGTTGCGATTACTGGCTTCTTCCCAAGTGTATATGGCTTATTATGCACAACATTATTGATGTCGGTGGGTTTCCACTATTTTGAAACCTTAAAACAGTCTCTATCGCTGCAATGGTTAACCAAAGAAGAAGCCCCAGAGATGCTCGGTAAACTTATCTCTATTGGTGCGCTTGCTTCTTTGTGTACTTATGGCGTGTTATGGGTATTGCTTGAATTAGTGCAATTAGAATTTAAATGGATTTACTTCATTGCAGGTTCAATTGCATTAATCGTGACGATCTTTATGTGGTTATCGTTTCCAAATTTTGAAACCGAAACACAACAAACCAAGAAATTGGTACTACGTAAGCGTTATTGGTTGTATTACGCATTAACCTTCATGAGTGGTGCTCGTCGTCAGATCTTTATGGTGTTTGCTGGCTTCTTAATGGTTGAGAAGTTCGGGTATTCGGCTTCTGAAATCACGTTATTGTTCTTAGCCAACTACGTATTTAACTGGTTATTTGCTAAAAAGATTGGACGTTGGATTGGTGTTGTTGGTGAGCGCAAAGCTCTTATGTTTGAATACATCGGTTTAATTTTTGTTTTTGTTGGTTATGCATTGGTACAAACCTCAGAAATGGCGGCAGCACTGTACATTATCGACCATCTGTTTTTTGCTTTAGCATTAGCGATTAAAACGTATTTCCAAAAAATTGCCGATCCGGCTGATATGGCATCAACGGCGGGTGTGGCCTTTACTATCAACCATATTGCAGCAGTGGTTATCCCTGTGAGCTTTGGCTTGATATGGCTTGTGTCACCAGCGGCTGTGTTTTACGTAGGTGCTGGAATGGCCTTTATTTCATTCTTATTGTCGTTAAATATCCCAGAAGCGCCACAAGAAGGAAACGAAACTCGCATTTTTAAGTGGAACTGATTAAAGTAGATGTACTTTAAAAGAATAGGGAAATGTAGGCATGAATATGATAACTCATGATCCTGATAATAAATGTTACTTAATTGCTCTGGAAGGCGATGCAGTTGCCAAAGTTTACTACGAAAAGAAAGGTAATATTCTTGATGTAATAAGCACTCGGATCCCTGATGAGCTACAAGGAAAAGGCTACGGTAAAGTGATGATGGAGTCGTTCTTACATGAGATGAGAGCATCTAATTTATTGATCGTGCCTGTCTGCTCTTATGTGGTTCATTACATGAATAAAAACCCACAGTGGCAAGATGTATTAGCGAAATAATTGAAACCTAGGTAGAACGTCTATCTAGGTTTTTTTGTATTGGATCAGATAGAAACAAGTTGATAAAAGGAAGTCATGATGACGTTAAACGCATTTATTGAAAAACTAAGCACACAGCCTGAATTGATTGAATTTACCGAAACCATGGCCGTGATTGAGTCTCACTATGACTTTACACCAACCGAATTTGCGAATGGTAATACGGTTAATTTGGCTGATCAAAATAATGGTTCATGTAAGATTTTTGCTTTCGCTTTATTAAATCAACTCAGTGTAGATCAAACATTAGCGTGTTTTGGGCAATATTATCGTCATGACGTATTAGAGAATCCACAAGGGGATGACCATCAAAATATTCGTAATTTTATGGTAACCGGTTGGGCGGGTGTACAGTTTAAAACTCAAGCACTTCAAGCGAAATAAACAACAGAAAACCAATAAAGAGATTGAATCATGATAAAACTTGCTGTTATTGGAACCAATTGGATCACCGAACGATTTTTAGCGGCTGCACTAGAGAGTGGCAAATATCAACTATCTGCAGTGTATTCACGCTCACTTGAACAAGCTAAAGCATTTGCTGATAAGTTTAGCGTCAATTTAACCTTTGATTGTTTAGATAAATTAGCGGCGTGTGATGACGTGGATGCGGTGTATATTGCAAGCCCTAATTCATTTCATGCTCCACAATCTATTAAGATGATGAAGCAGGGTAAACACGTCATTTGTGAAAAACCAGTCGCCTCAAATTACCAAGAGGCACAACTCGCTTATCAAACCGCACAAGAGAATAATGTGGTGCTGTTTGAAGCCTTTATGTCGCCATATTTACCAAACTTTCAGCAAATTAAATCACACTTGCCAAGTTTAGGGGCGATTAGAAAAGCGCACATCACTTATTGTCAGTACTCTTCTCGTTACCCTAAATACCTTAATGGTGAAAACCCAAATACTTTTAATCCTGAGTTTTCAAATGGCTCGATTATGGACATCGGTTTTTATTGTGTAGGTTCTATGGTTGAGTTATTTGGTGAGCCAACATCAATTCAAGCACAGGCGCATCTGCTAGATTCAGGCGTTGATGGTAACGGCAGTATCATTTGTGGTTACGATGGCTTTGATGTTGTTGTTATGCACTCTAAGACCAGTGATTCTTATGTACCTAGTGAGATCCAAGGTGAAGAGGGGGCGATCTTAGCTGAGATGATCTCTATTGGCCAAAAAGTAACGAAAGTGAATCGTGGTGGAGAAACAGAAGACTTGACCCTTGAACAAAACGCCAACCCAATGTTTTATGAAGCGTTTAAATTTGCCGAGCAAGTTCAATCGAATCAAATGGATATGCAAGCGGTTGAGCGTTCATTGCTTATATCAAAAGTAACCACTGAAATCCGCAAACAAACTGGCGTCGTTTTTCCTGCTGATAGTTAATTTTTA
The window above is part of the Aliivibrio fischeri ATCC 7744 = JCM 18803 = DSM 507 genome. Proteins encoded here:
- a CDS encoding IS3 family transposase (programmed frameshift), which translates into the protein MTNQEKTKNKRTQRDYSLGFKLQLVAAIEKGDMTYKQAQNIYGIQGRSTVLTWLRKHGKMDWSQSPKIIMPKSPKAKESPAQKIKRLERELDDERMRNLLLNEVVNIMDAEHGAGLRKKYIGQGARSLQKQKMISLERASQLLGITRQCIYQQERRALKRAVELSPVKNMVQEIRRYMPRIGGKKLYFLLKPKFITHGIKLGRDNFFSYLRNECLLVKPKRSYTKTTYSKHWMKKHPNLLKEVTPQASEEVFVSDITYVQSQKGIHYLSLVTDAYSRKIMGYELSDEMKATDVVKALDMAIDSRQYQRSTIHHSDRGLQYCSKVYQEKLNKNDIKPSMTDGYDCYQNALAERINGILKQEFLLYDCKDLEELRHLVEESIFIYNEMRPHLSLGMSTPNQVHKKAKCVRT
- a CDS encoding MFS transporter, with product MSSLAQWRNPKTFLILISIVVPIAFSTWNALLNNFVIEKAAFTGADIGLLQSVREIPGFLAFTAVFVLLFIREQKFMILSLVMLAVGVAITGFFPSVYGLLCTTLLMSVGFHYFETLKQSLSLQWLTKEEAPEMLGKLISIGALASLCTYGVLWVLLELVQLEFKWIYFIAGSIALIVTIFMWLSFPNFETETQQTKKLVLRKRYWLYYALTFMSGARRQIFMVFAGFLMVEKFGYSASEITLLFLANYVFNWLFAKKIGRWIGVVGERKALMFEYIGLIFVFVGYALVQTSEMAAALYIIDHLFFALALAIKTYFQKIADPADMASTAGVAFTINHIAAVVIPVSFGLIWLVSPAAVFYVGAGMAFISFLLSLNIPEAPQEGNETRIFKWN
- a CDS encoding HopJ type III effector protein; this encodes MMTLNAFIEKLSTQPELIEFTETMAVIESHYDFTPTEFANGNTVNLADQNNGSCKIFAFALLNQLSVDQTLACFGQYYRHDVLENPQGDDHQNIRNFMVTGWAGVQFKTQALQAK
- a CDS encoding Gfo/Idh/MocA family protein → MIKLAVIGTNWITERFLAAALESGKYQLSAVYSRSLEQAKAFADKFSVNLTFDCLDKLAACDDVDAVYIASPNSFHAPQSIKMMKQGKHVICEKPVASNYQEAQLAYQTAQENNVVLFEAFMSPYLPNFQQIKSHLPSLGAIRKAHITYCQYSSRYPKYLNGENPNTFNPEFSNGSIMDIGFYCVGSMVELFGEPTSIQAQAHLLDSGVDGNGSIICGYDGFDVVVMHSKTSDSYVPSEIQGEEGAILAEMISIGQKVTKVNRGGETEDLTLEQNANPMFYEAFKFAEQVQSNQMDMQAVERSLLISKVTTEIRKQTGVVFPADS
- a CDS encoding GNAT family N-acetyltransferase encodes the protein MNMITHDPDNKCYLIALEGDAVAKVYYEKKGNILDVISTRIPDELQGKGYGKVMMESFLHEMRASNLLIVPVCSYVVHYMNKNPQWQDVLAK
- a CDS encoding LysR family transcriptional regulator — translated: MDKSSRYFYEVARQGSIKGASEKLFISQPTLTTAIKKLEESLDVILFHRKSKGVELTSSGWLYYRYVQDLFEKHSQMMHQLTDMKARSQGKIKLGIGEAWWECFASEVIKQFVEQHPNNSMYIEFGNGLSMLNQLLNGDIDLFIGHEIENIDPRHRVLFMPLFIEQEAWFVREGHPLLSNDLTSNELDNYPLIKVTPDHIRHTKILNDEGMEAFNLKQQKTGVVYELNSLKASIDMLKTSDAIMPYTDQVKEKMAELGIVTLPQGSEKSGSVGIYTKTEQVSESIQYLVSLLKGK